The following proteins come from a genomic window of Coffea arabica cultivar ET-39 chromosome 11c, Coffea Arabica ET-39 HiFi, whole genome shotgun sequence:
- the LOC140016443 gene encoding zinc finger BED domain-containing protein RICESLEEPER 1-like has protein sequence MNMLIFISSMLDPRTKLEYLEFVVCQMYGESNGTTIAGLAKDAMFALFNEYKMLNTPASNSASHASFSSESQRSKTTFHGHGNASKTITDRYKLEFKKRKMELGGRDAKSELEKYLNEDCEEDDDRFDILLWWKANSLRFPILSKVARDVLAVPISTVASESAFSTGGRVLDTFRSSLTPRIVQGLICAQDWLRSSKTELNVEENLEELEAFESELLKTRTESTIIDL, from the exons ATGAATATGCTGATTTTTATTTCCTCCATGCTTGATCCTCGAACTAAACTTGAATACCTTGAATTTGTGGTTTGCCAAATGTATGGTGAGTCCAATGGTACAACAATAGCTGGCCTTGCAAAAGATGCAATGTTTGCGCTGTTTAATGAATACAAGATGCTCAACACACCTGCCTCAAATTCTGCATCTCATGCTTCATTTTCAAGTGAATCTCAAAGGAGTAAAACTACATTTCATGGACATGGGAATGCCTCTAAAACAATCACTGATAGGTACAAGTTGGAgtttaagaagagaaaaatggaactTGGGGGCAGGGATGCAAAATCTGAATTAGAGAAATATTTGAATGAGGATTGTGAGGAAGATGATGATAGATTTGATATCTTGTTATGGTGGAAGGCCAATAGCCTTAGATTTCCAATACTTTCCAAAGTTGCTCGTGATGTGTTAGCAGTCCCAATTTCTACCGTGGCCTCTGAATCTGCTTTTAGTACTGGAGGTCGTGTTCTTGATACATTTAGAAGTTCTTTGACTCCTAGAATTGTGCAAGGTTTAATATGTGCTCAAGATTGGCTTCGGTCCTCCAAGACAGAATTAAATGTAGAAGAAAATCTGGAAGAACTTGAAGCCTTTGAATCTG AGTTGCTGAAGACCAGAACTGAATCAACTATAATTGACCTTTGA